In one window of Archocentrus centrarchus isolate MPI-CPG fArcCen1 chromosome 11, fArcCen1, whole genome shotgun sequence DNA:
- the hsbp1l1 gene encoding heat shock factor-binding protein 1-like protein 1, which produces MQPNGLCVAGKTMSKTKSKAAEDMAEAMETTMQRLQQRFQSISEQLESKLDQMGTRINDLEKNVTELMTQAGMEEQPSSK; this is translated from the exons ATGCAGCCGAACGGTTTGTGTGTTGCTGGAAAAACGATGTCTAAAACGAAGAGtaaagcagctgaagacatGGCCGAGGCG ATGGAGACAACCATGCAGCGACTTCAGCAAAGATtccagagcatctctgaacagcTGGAGTCCAaac TTGATCAGATGGGAACCCGCATCAATGACCTTGAGAAGAACGTCACTGAGCTCATGACACAAGCTGGTATGGAGGAGCAGCCTTCTTCAAAGTGA